A DNA window from Janibacter sp. A1S7 contains the following coding sequences:
- a CDS encoding sensor histidine kinase, with translation MELMERAKGWGRATWWRSVLWTFACISSTTLAVASGEVRSERVAGRPPDDLSSGWWLLLWLLGIALIVLLWWRRRWPWQIAGVASVATLVTPLDPLVALVALMHVWIRCGWRTVAASTVLVTAATFAATWRDTRGVSSDGSFWWTWFSSEQGETMGAFEWWVPVLITVVVVTLFAGVGGLRRALSQSQASEEGHRAVAAELSDEVARQAERERIAREVHDVIGHRLSLLSIHAGALEAQTRDRDERLAGSAALVRESAAQTSADLRSLLEVLRRPDDPDLAEAVPGLDAVPALVDETVAHGMHLVATVMIDAVTTLDPAVGRTAYRVVQELLTNARRHAPGSGVRLVVQARPDLGVTIEAANHRLDPGPLVKGNGLTGLDERVARAGGEVHVHVDDDGVLRTAVRLPWLLTTATDGTTP, from the coding sequence ATGGAGCTGATGGAGAGGGCGAAGGGGTGGGGCCGGGCCACGTGGTGGCGCTCGGTCCTGTGGACCTTCGCCTGCATCAGCAGCACGACCTTGGCTGTGGCCTCGGGAGAGGTCCGCTCAGAGCGGGTCGCCGGCCGGCCGCCCGACGACCTCAGCTCGGGTTGGTGGCTGTTGCTGTGGCTCCTGGGGATCGCCCTGATCGTGCTGCTGTGGTGGCGTCGCCGGTGGCCCTGGCAGATCGCCGGCGTCGCCTCGGTCGCGACGCTCGTGACCCCGCTCGACCCGCTCGTGGCCCTCGTCGCGCTGATGCACGTGTGGATCCGCTGCGGATGGCGGACGGTTGCGGCCAGCACCGTGCTCGTCACCGCGGCGACCTTCGCTGCCACCTGGCGCGACACGCGGGGTGTCTCGTCGGACGGATCCTTCTGGTGGACCTGGTTCTCCAGCGAGCAGGGCGAGACGATGGGTGCCTTCGAGTGGTGGGTGCCCGTCCTCATCACCGTCGTCGTCGTCACGCTCTTCGCCGGGGTCGGGGGGCTGCGCCGGGCCCTGTCGCAGAGCCAGGCGTCGGAGGAGGGCCATCGGGCGGTCGCCGCTGAGCTCTCCGACGAGGTCGCCCGCCAGGCGGAGCGTGAGCGCATCGCCCGCGAGGTCCACGACGTCATCGGACACCGCCTGTCACTGCTGTCCATCCACGCCGGCGCGCTCGAGGCGCAGACCCGCGACCGGGACGAGCGGCTGGCCGGGTCGGCCGCCCTCGTGCGCGAGTCCGCCGCCCAGACCTCCGCTGACCTGCGCTCGCTGTTGGAGGTGCTGCGTCGCCCCGACGACCCGGACCTGGCCGAGGCCGTCCCCGGACTCGACGCGGTCCCTGCGCTCGTCGACGAGACGGTCGCCCACGGCATGCACCTCGTGGCCACCGTGATGATCGACGCAGTCACGACGCTGGACCCGGCAGTCGGGCGGACCGCCTACCGCGTCGTCCAGGAGCTGCTGACCAATGCCCGTCGCCACGCGCCCGGGTCCGGCGTCAGACTCGTGGTGCAGGCCCGCCCCGACCTCGGCGTGACGATCGAGGCGGCCAACCACCGCCTCGATCCGGGTCCGCTGGTCAAGGGCAACGGCCTCACCGGCCTGGACGAACGGGTTGCCCGGGCAGGTGGCGAGGTGCACGTGCACGTGGACGATGACGGCGTGCTGCGCACGGCCGTGCGGCTGCCCTGGTTGCTCACCACCGCGACCGACGGGACCACACCATGA
- a CDS encoding response regulator transcription factor, whose translation MTDTPIRVLLVDDDPLLRSGLRYMLEAAPDLLVVADIGSGEEAVPAIHAHRPDVVLLDYRMGELDGIGTTREIRRLDPSPKVVLLTTFDMDDLPMRAVQAGANGFLLKTAGPDEIIRAVRDAAAGHAPFSPQSAQHVVTRVRDDHTGGRREQAARLVATLTEREREICVRLADGATTGTAADELYLSESTVKTHLRSAETKLGVGSRAQLAVIIERAGLLS comes from the coding sequence ATGACCGACACCCCCATCCGAGTGCTTCTCGTCGACGACGACCCGCTGCTGCGGTCCGGGCTGCGCTACATGCTCGAGGCGGCGCCGGACCTGCTCGTCGTCGCCGACATCGGCTCCGGGGAGGAGGCCGTGCCGGCGATACACGCCCACCGACCCGACGTCGTGCTCCTGGACTACCGGATGGGCGAGCTCGACGGCATCGGCACCACCCGGGAGATCCGGCGGCTCGATCCGTCCCCGAAGGTCGTCCTGCTGACCACCTTCGACATGGACGACCTGCCGATGAGGGCCGTGCAGGCCGGCGCCAACGGGTTCCTGCTCAAGACGGCCGGCCCGGACGAGATCATCCGAGCGGTCCGGGATGCCGCCGCCGGGCACGCCCCCTTCTCCCCGCAGTCGGCGCAGCACGTGGTCACCCGCGTGCGCGACGACCACACGGGTGGGCGTCGCGAGCAGGCAGCCCGACTGGTCGCCACGCTGACCGAGCGCGAGCGCGAGATCTGCGTCCGGCTCGCCGACGGGGCGACGACGGGGACGGCCGCCGACGAGCTGTACCTCTCGGAGTCGACGGTCAAGACGCATCTGCGCAGCGCCGAGACCAAGCTCGGTGTCGGTTCCCGCGCCCAGTTGGCGGTCATCATCGAGCGAGCCGGCCTGCTGAGCTGA
- the nagB gene encoding glucosamine-6-phosphate deaminase, whose translation MEITVSRDPEQIAARGADIIAQHVADKPATVLGLATGSSPLRIYRELGERVAAGRLSLRECHAFLLDEYLDLPSGHPEAYRAVIERDFVRLVDIDPAHVHGPDCTTADPVAGCAAYEELIAARGGVDVQLLGVGGNGHIAFNEPGSPFASRTREMMLTEQTRLDNARFFGDDVDAVPQRCLTQGVGTILEARHLLLIATGEHKAQAVRALVEGPVSDACPVTALQQHPHVTVLLDDAAASLLQPQEHDLPGDLRRYHRHRACPPAQSGVLR comes from the coding sequence ATGGAGATCACCGTCTCGCGCGACCCTGAGCAGATCGCGGCCCGCGGCGCCGACATCATCGCCCAGCACGTCGCGGACAAGCCGGCGACGGTGCTGGGCCTGGCGACGGGTTCCAGCCCCCTTCGCATCTACCGGGAGCTGGGAGAGAGGGTCGCAGCCGGCCGGCTCAGCCTGCGTGAGTGCCACGCCTTCCTCCTGGACGAGTACCTCGATCTCCCGTCCGGCCACCCCGAGGCCTATCGCGCGGTCATCGAGCGCGACTTCGTCCGACTGGTCGACATCGACCCGGCGCACGTCCACGGTCCCGACTGCACCACCGCCGACCCGGTTGCAGGGTGCGCGGCGTACGAGGAGCTGATCGCCGCCCGCGGAGGTGTCGATGTGCAGTTGCTCGGCGTCGGCGGCAACGGGCACATCGCCTTCAACGAGCCGGGGTCCCCTTTCGCCTCCCGCACCCGGGAGATGATGCTGACCGAGCAGACCCGCCTGGACAACGCGCGGTTCTTCGGCGACGACGTCGACGCGGTGCCGCAACGCTGCCTGACCCAGGGCGTGGGCACGATCCTCGAGGCCCGCCACCTCCTGCTCATCGCCACCGGCGAGCACAAAGCACAGGCGGTGCGCGCGCTCGTCGAGGGACCTGTCAGCGACGCGTGCCCGGTGACCGCACTGCAGCAGCACCCACACGTCACCGTCCTGCTCGATGACGCGGCAGCCTCACTGCTGCAGCCGCAGGAGCACGACCTCCCCGGAGACCTTCGTCGGTACCATCGGCATCGTGCGTGCCCTCCTGCTCAGTCCGGCGTTCTGAGATGA
- a CDS encoding gluconokinase: MTLHVVVMGVSGSGKSTVAEGIAQRLGWTFAEADQFHPQSNIDKMTAGIPLDDEDRAPWLRGLATWMARQAAKGEDTVIACSALKRSYRTMLQRDVAALDGPHRVVFVHAHGPFGVIADRMEGRRGHFMPESLLQSQFDTLEPLGADEGGFELDVRHPPDELVTEAVRRICS; encoded by the coding sequence ATGACCCTTCACGTCGTCGTCATGGGCGTCTCCGGCAGCGGCAAGTCGACCGTCGCCGAAGGGATCGCCCAGCGGCTGGGTTGGACCTTCGCCGAGGCCGACCAGTTCCACCCGCAGTCCAACATCGACAAGATGACGGCCGGGATCCCGCTGGACGACGAGGACCGAGCGCCCTGGCTGCGCGGCTTGGCCACCTGGATGGCACGGCAGGCGGCGAAGGGGGAGGACACCGTCATCGCCTGCTCTGCCCTCAAGCGGTCCTACCGCACCATGCTCCAGCGCGACGTGGCCGCCCTCGACGGCCCGCACCGGGTGGTCTTCGTGCACGCCCACGGGCCCTTCGGAGTCATCGCCGATCGCATGGAGGGGCGTCGCGGGCACTTCATGCCCGAGTCCCTCCTGCAGTCGCAGTTCGACACGCTCGAGCCGCTCGGTGCGGACGAGGGCGGGTTCGAGCTGGACGTGCGCCACCCGCCGGACGAGCTGGTCACCGAGGCGGTCCGGCGCATCTGCTCCTGA
- a CDS encoding diacylglycerol/lipid kinase family protein yields the protein MSDWTLLALVVALCLLLIGVAVALVLMGPGVRRRRGAPARPERSTFRRKEEKREPRRAGIIINPTKFDDLAAVRQELTAASRDLGWMEPLFIETTIDDPGTGQARQAIEEGVDVVCPLGGDGTIRAVAVALAGTRTPMGLLPRGTGNLLARNLDIPFGTDVTEALKVAYGGRNKPIDVGWLELDPVEEPSTSDKGQAQDPVEGPPVVRHPFLVMAGMGLDAEIMGGTSEELKSRVGWSAYFVTGGRKLFVKRFRVRWSIEGRKQPEVHARTILFGNCGTLQGGLQLLPDAVYDDGRLDAVVVAPKTIIGWGSVAVRVIGRSRRDAAELIRTSGTTYTVDVDEPRSVQVDGDVIGGASRMRLTVDRQAVIVRVAGTG from the coding sequence GTGTCTGATTGGACCCTGCTGGCCCTCGTCGTGGCCCTCTGTCTCCTCCTCATCGGCGTCGCCGTCGCCCTCGTGCTCATGGGCCCGGGGGTGCGTCGCCGGCGCGGCGCACCGGCGCGCCCGGAGCGCAGCACGTTCCGGCGCAAGGAGGAGAAGCGGGAACCCCGGCGGGCGGGGATCATCATCAACCCGACGAAGTTCGACGACCTCGCCGCCGTCCGGCAGGAGCTGACCGCCGCCAGCCGGGACCTCGGCTGGATGGAGCCGCTCTTCATCGAGACCACGATCGACGACCCGGGCACCGGGCAGGCCCGACAGGCCATCGAGGAGGGCGTCGACGTCGTCTGCCCCCTCGGCGGTGACGGCACGATCCGCGCCGTGGCCGTTGCCCTGGCGGGTACCCGGACCCCGATGGGGCTGCTGCCCCGCGGCACCGGCAACCTGCTGGCCCGCAACCTCGACATCCCCTTCGGCACCGACGTCACGGAGGCGCTCAAGGTCGCCTACGGCGGGCGCAACAAGCCGATCGACGTCGGCTGGCTCGAGCTGGACCCGGTCGAGGAGCCGTCGACCTCGGACAAGGGCCAGGCGCAGGACCCGGTCGAGGGTCCACCGGTGGTGCGCCACCCCTTCCTCGTCATGGCGGGGATGGGCCTGGACGCCGAGATCATGGGCGGCACCAGCGAGGAGCTGAAGAGCCGGGTCGGCTGGAGCGCCTACTTCGTCACCGGTGGTCGCAAACTCTTCGTCAAGCGGTTCCGCGTCCGGTGGAGCATCGAGGGCCGGAAGCAGCCGGAGGTACATGCCCGCACGATCCTCTTCGGCAACTGCGGCACGCTGCAGGGCGGCCTGCAGCTCCTGCCCGACGCGGTGTACGACGACGGTCGTCTCGACGCGGTCGTCGTGGCTCCCAAGACCATCATCGGCTGGGGCTCGGTCGCCGTGCGCGTCATCGGCCGTTCGCGCAGGGACGCAGCGGAGCTGATCCGTACCTCGGGCACGACCTACACCGTCGACGTCGACGAGCCGCGCTCGGTCCAGGTCGACGGCGATGTCATCGGCGGGGCCAGCCGCATGCGTCTGACTGTCGACCGGCAGGCGGTCATCGTCCGGGTTGCCGGCACGGGCTGA
- the serS gene encoding serine--tRNA ligase → MIDLKFLRDQPEIVRASQRARGEDAALVDAVLAADERRRTAIGAFESARAEQKAASKELGPVMGRLNALRKSDPGSADLPALETEATALREKGAAMSARVKELEAAAEAAKGELDTSLRSIGNVIQPGVPAGGEDDFDLVEEVGTARDFAAEGFEPKDHLELGELLGAIDMERGAKVSGSRFYYLRGIGARLEWALMGLAQQIAGEEGFTPLVVPNLVRTETMAGAGFLDAHDDEVYQLPADDLYLTGTSEVALAGFHADEILDLTDGPLRYTATSTCYRREAGSYGKDTRGIFRVHQFQKTEMFVFCRPEDAVAEHENLLRIERRVLDALELPYRVIDVAAGDLGGPASRKYDCEAWVPTQEKYRELTSTSNCTTFQARRLDIRERDPQGSGTRTLATLNGTAITSTRPIVALLENHQQADGSVRVPEALRPFLGTDVISPR, encoded by the coding sequence GTGATCGACCTCAAGTTCCTGCGCGACCAGCCCGAGATCGTCCGAGCGAGCCAGCGTGCCCGCGGTGAGGACGCAGCCCTCGTCGACGCGGTGCTCGCCGCCGACGAGCGACGCCGCACGGCGATCGGGGCGTTCGAGTCCGCCCGCGCGGAGCAGAAGGCCGCGAGCAAGGAGCTGGGCCCCGTCATGGGTCGGTTGAACGCACTGCGCAAGAGCGACCCGGGCAGCGCCGACCTCCCCGCCCTCGAGACGGAGGCGACCGCGCTGCGCGAGAAGGGCGCGGCCATGTCGGCCCGCGTCAAGGAGCTCGAGGCAGCAGCCGAGGCGGCGAAGGGGGAGCTGGACACCTCCCTTCGCTCCATCGGCAACGTCATCCAGCCGGGCGTGCCCGCGGGGGGCGAGGACGACTTCGACCTCGTCGAGGAGGTCGGGACCGCTCGCGACTTCGCGGCGGAGGGTTTCGAGCCCAAGGACCACCTCGAGCTCGGCGAGCTGCTCGGCGCCATCGACATGGAGCGCGGGGCCAAGGTCAGCGGTAGCCGCTTCTACTACCTCAGGGGGATCGGCGCGCGCCTGGAGTGGGCGCTGATGGGCCTGGCCCAGCAGATCGCGGGCGAGGAGGGCTTCACGCCGCTCGTCGTGCCCAACCTCGTGCGCACGGAGACGATGGCCGGCGCCGGATTCCTCGACGCGCACGACGACGAGGTCTACCAGCTGCCCGCGGACGACCTCTATCTCACCGGAACATCCGAGGTGGCCCTCGCCGGGTTCCACGCCGACGAGATCCTCGACCTCACCGACGGCCCGCTGCGCTACACCGCGACGTCGACCTGCTACCGCCGCGAGGCCGGCAGCTACGGCAAGGACACCCGCGGCATCTTCCGCGTCCACCAGTTCCAGAAGACCGAGATGTTCGTCTTCTGCCGTCCCGAGGACGCGGTGGCCGAGCACGAGAACCTGCTGCGCATCGAGCGCCGGGTCCTCGACGCCCTCGAGCTGCCCTACCGCGTCATCGACGTCGCTGCCGGGGACCTCGGCGGGCCCGCGAGCCGCAAGTACGACTGCGAGGCATGGGTGCCGACCCAGGAGAAGTACCGCGAGCTGACCTCGACGAGCAACTGCACGACCTTCCAGGCGCGCCGGCTGGACATCCGCGAGCGCGACCCGCAGGGGTCGGGGACGCGGACGCTCGCCACGCTCAACGGCACCGCGATCACGAGCACCCGGCCGATCGTCGCCCTGCTGGAGAACCACCAGCAGGCCGACGGATCGGTGCGCGTGCCGGAGGCACTGCGTCCCTTCCTCGGCACGGACGTGATCTCGCCGCGCTGA
- a CDS encoding helix-turn-helix transcriptional regulator, which produces MGPNDPVGRARLVASVTARVLDGQAVAVHGPRGMGRSTFLAAVAAGVQHAISVRLQRRGVPGHGVSVIAAGFPQATLDELPDGMRSLLLDPRSLPDHDPQERLGDALTELLTAQAAAAPFVLVIDDAQHIDGVSLAALRTAASRSLGPGAFGVLAAVGPAEIDPATGHPRSIAARELSLLHVDLQPFAAADTVELLAAEGVPTDTALWAHRESGGNPGLARDIAAAVDGLAPDRAARELGNLARTRVHALTEPVRETLQRVAAMHQPTTAILQRIGGDTAVASIRAARALGLVVTEDEYLRLTPEVLGDVLLESVDSDELIALHRELAAHADSEGLTRYHLALAGDTATTPADLAAAATGCAAKGAHDLAAQLYLLAADAGTPERDEWLTLSLENAVIGKETRVLHRATRAVADLTEPSLSVRAKLALVELGDPAPDEVLVAALYESRDDPTLQARVLLQRARLLLGSQDLRAALDVAGRAVELARRAGRRDIEVDALTVGAAAGRTLGDPDALRLIEQAAALAGDPKPGQVHTSARYIAARFSLHDDDLRRARAAFVDMLTGVGPDAGLDTVHVLRSLVEVVARQGRGREALELAGRATRAATHFDTPMSTTWFIEAIAESVGGTFERTRIVSARGVDLARSEHDQRYLRRHLGYLGLALLHLDDPEGAVAAYRELRRIDADAGIRDLTSVRWHTDAVMALVATGATDEADELLAEVQSALEDGLGAPGVAVAADRAAAEIAAARGELDTARTLAARSVAAAQERRLPIEMARSLVTLAHIERRARRGGRSREAAARAREVLRPVHAVPWTAWVQARFPEGAALHTLEPEEPDTADPHATLATLTPTEQQVAGLVAEGASNREIAQRLHLSVKTVEGSLTRVYRKTGVRSRTQLAALVLGHGSR; this is translated from the coding sequence GTGGGCCCCAATGACCCGGTCGGCCGTGCCCGCCTCGTCGCGTCGGTGACGGCTCGCGTCCTGGACGGCCAGGCGGTGGCCGTCCACGGCCCGCGAGGCATGGGACGCAGCACCTTCCTCGCGGCGGTCGCCGCCGGTGTCCAGCACGCCATCAGCGTGCGGCTGCAGCGTCGGGGCGTGCCCGGCCACGGCGTCTCGGTGATCGCCGCCGGGTTCCCGCAGGCGACCCTCGACGAGCTTCCCGACGGGATGCGCTCGCTCCTGCTCGACCCCCGGTCGCTGCCGGACCACGATCCCCAGGAACGCCTCGGGGATGCCCTCACCGAGCTGCTCACCGCCCAGGCAGCGGCCGCCCCCTTCGTCCTGGTCATCGACGACGCCCAGCACATCGACGGCGTGAGCCTCGCCGCGCTGCGGACGGCGGCCTCCCGCTCCCTCGGCCCCGGCGCCTTCGGGGTCCTCGCTGCCGTCGGCCCGGCTGAGATCGATCCCGCGACCGGCCACCCGCGCAGCATCGCCGCGCGTGAGCTGTCCCTGCTGCACGTGGATCTGCAGCCCTTCGCCGCGGCCGACACCGTCGAGCTGCTCGCTGCCGAGGGTGTCCCGACCGACACCGCACTGTGGGCGCACCGGGAGTCCGGGGGCAATCCCGGGCTGGCCCGCGACATCGCCGCAGCCGTCGACGGGCTCGCTCCCGACCGGGCCGCCCGCGAGCTGGGCAACCTCGCGCGCACCCGGGTGCACGCACTCACCGAGCCCGTGCGCGAGACCCTCCAGCGGGTCGCGGCCATGCACCAACCGACGACGGCGATCCTCCAGCGCATCGGTGGCGACACCGCCGTCGCGAGCATCCGCGCTGCTCGGGCGCTCGGCCTGGTCGTCACCGAGGACGAGTACCTACGGCTCACCCCCGAGGTCCTCGGCGACGTCCTCCTGGAGTCCGTCGACAGCGACGAGCTGATCGCCCTGCACCGCGAGCTCGCCGCGCACGCGGACAGCGAGGGCCTGACCCGCTACCACCTCGCCCTCGCCGGCGACACCGCGACGACTCCAGCCGACCTGGCCGCCGCCGCGACCGGCTGCGCGGCCAAGGGCGCGCACGACCTCGCCGCCCAGCTGTACCTGCTCGCTGCTGACGCCGGCACCCCGGAGCGCGACGAGTGGCTCACCCTCAGCCTCGAGAACGCGGTCATCGGCAAGGAGACGCGCGTGCTGCACCGGGCCACCCGGGCTGTCGCGGACCTGACGGAGCCCAGCCTCTCCGTGCGCGCCAAGCTCGCACTCGTCGAGCTCGGGGACCCGGCCCCGGACGAGGTCCTCGTGGCCGCCCTCTACGAGTCCCGTGACGACCCGACCCTGCAGGCGCGCGTCCTCCTCCAGCGGGCCCGCCTCCTCCTGGGCAGCCAGGACCTGAGGGCCGCCCTGGACGTCGCAGGTCGCGCGGTGGAGCTGGCCCGGCGTGCGGGTCGCCGCGACATCGAGGTCGACGCCCTGACGGTGGGGGCGGCAGCCGGCCGCACCCTGGGCGACCCGGACGCGCTCCGGCTCATCGAGCAGGCCGCAGCGCTCGCGGGTGACCCGAAGCCCGGTCAGGTGCACACCTCGGCGCGCTACATCGCGGCGCGCTTCTCGCTCCACGACGACGACCTGCGCCGCGCCCGGGCGGCCTTCGTCGACATGCTCACGGGTGTCGGCCCGGACGCCGGGCTCGACACGGTCCACGTCCTGCGCTCCCTCGTCGAGGTCGTCGCGCGGCAGGGGCGCGGTCGCGAGGCGCTCGAGCTCGCCGGCCGGGCCACGCGGGCGGCCACGCACTTCGACACCCCGATGTCGACCACCTGGTTCATCGAGGCGATCGCGGAGAGCGTCGGCGGCACCTTCGAACGGACCAGGATCGTCAGCGCCCGCGGCGTCGACCTCGCGCGCAGCGAGCACGACCAGCGCTACCTGCGGCGCCATCTGGGCTATCTCGGCCTCGCGCTGCTGCACCTCGACGACCCCGAGGGAGCCGTCGCCGCCTACCGGGAGCTGCGCCGCATCGACGCCGACGCCGGGATCAGGGACCTGACCTCGGTCCGGTGGCACACCGACGCCGTGATGGCCCTGGTGGCCACCGGCGCGACGGACGAGGCGGACGAGCTGCTCGCCGAGGTGCAGTCCGCCCTCGAGGACGGGCTGGGGGCGCCCGGGGTGGCCGTGGCCGCTGATCGGGCCGCTGCCGAGATCGCCGCGGCCCGTGGCGAGCTGGACACCGCACGCACCCTGGCCGCGCGCTCGGTCGCCGCCGCGCAGGAGCGCCGGCTGCCCATCGAGATGGCCCGCTCGCTCGTCACGCTCGCCCACATCGAGCGCCGCGCCCGCCGGGGTGGTCGCAGCCGTGAGGCCGCCGCCCGGGCCCGTGAGGTCCTGCGACCGGTGCACGCGGTGCCATGGACGGCGTGGGTCCAGGCCCGCTTCCCGGAGGGCGCCGCGCTGCACACCCTCGAACCGGAGGAACCGGACACCGCGGACCCGCACGCCACGCTGGCCACGCTCACGCCCACCGAGCAGCAGGTCGCCGGTCTGGTGGCCGAGGGCGCGAGCAACCGCGAGATCGCCCAGCGGTTGCACCTGAGCGTCAAGACCGTCGAGGGCAGCCTGACGCGGGTCTACCGCAAGACCGGGGTGCGTTCACGCACCCAGCTGGCCGCGCTCGTCCTGGGCCACGGCTCCCGCTGA
- a CDS encoding DedA family protein: MNTIVEWVLDLMERIGGPGIALGILLENIFPPIPSEVILPLAGFTASQGRYSPVEAVLWATLGSVLGAVLLYGIGAALGLDRLRLIAKTMPLVDVADVDKADAWFTRHGSKAVFFGRFIPGVRSLISIPAGIDRMRVSTFIGFTTAGSLLWNSLFVWIGYQLGGRYHLVEQYMDPISKVVYVLIIIAVLATVAWMARRAMRRRRDPDDFVDLETD; encoded by the coding sequence ATGAACACGATCGTCGAGTGGGTCCTCGACCTGATGGAGCGGATCGGGGGCCCCGGCATCGCGCTGGGGATCCTGCTGGAGAACATCTTCCCGCCGATCCCCAGCGAGGTGATCCTCCCGCTGGCCGGCTTCACCGCCTCGCAGGGACGGTACTCACCGGTCGAGGCCGTCCTGTGGGCGACGCTCGGCTCGGTCCTCGGCGCGGTCCTGCTCTACGGCATCGGCGCCGCCCTCGGCCTGGACCGACTGCGCCTGATCGCGAAGACCATGCCGCTCGTCGACGTCGCGGACGTGGACAAGGCCGACGCGTGGTTCACCAGGCACGGGTCCAAGGCGGTCTTCTTCGGGCGCTTCATCCCCGGGGTCCGCAGCCTGATCTCCATCCCCGCGGGCATCGACCGCATGCGGGTGAGCACCTTCATCGGTTTCACGACGGCGGGGTCGCTGCTGTGGAACTCGCTCTTCGTCTGGATCGGCTACCAGCTCGGGGGGCGGTACCACCTCGTCGAGCAGTACATGGACCCGATCAGCAAGGTCGTCTACGTCCTGATCATCATCGCCGTGCTGGCGACCGTCGCCTGGATGGCCCGCCGTGCGATGCGTCGTCGGCGGGACCCGGACGACTTCGTCGACCTCGAGACGGACTGA
- a CDS encoding TrmH family RNA methyltransferase, producing the protein MRHGVGPWSGPWPDDPRLDPDLLREGDRRNVEDRYRYFSHEAITADLASRRHSFHVAIENWEHDFNIGSVVRTANAMGAAAFHVVGKRRWNRRGAMVTDRYQVEHHHRSVPDLVDWARTAGEGGTPLRLIGIDNVPGSLPIETHDLPRECVLVFGQEGPGISPEMLAACDDVLEISQFGSTRSMNAGAAAAIAMHAWVRRHHFGQGV; encoded by the coding sequence GTGCGCCACGGCGTCGGCCCGTGGTCGGGGCCGTGGCCGGACGACCCCCGGCTCGACCCGGACCTGCTGCGCGAGGGCGACCGGCGCAACGTCGAGGACCGGTACCGCTACTTCTCGCACGAGGCGATCACCGCCGACCTCGCCTCCCGACGCCATTCCTTCCACGTCGCGATCGAGAACTGGGAGCACGACTTCAACATCGGTTCCGTCGTGCGCACCGCCAACGCGATGGGCGCCGCGGCCTTCCACGTCGTCGGCAAGCGGCGGTGGAACCGCCGCGGCGCGATGGTCACCGACCGCTACCAGGTCGAGCACCACCACCGGTCCGTCCCGGACCTCGTGGACTGGGCGAGGACGGCGGGCGAAGGGGGGACCCCCCTTCGCCTCATCGGCATCGACAACGTCCCCGGCTCGCTGCCGATCGAGACCCACGACCTGCCGCGCGAGTGCGTCCTCGTCTTCGGGCAGGAGGGGCCCGGGATCTCCCCGGAGATGCTCGCGGCCTGCGACGACGTCCTCGAGATCAGCCAGTTCGGCTCCACCCGATCGATGAACGCCGGTGCCGCCGCCGCGATCGCGATGCACGCCTGGGTGCGGCGACACCACTTCGGGCAGGGCGTCTAG
- a CDS encoding LysE family translocator — MSQYLTFVAFAAVVAVAPGPDTLLTLRSSVVGGRVRGTWTALGICAAGVGQGVLAAAGLSAVVVHVEPLFQVIRWVGVAYLVYLGVTAIRSSLARDGAWAVGELSGPVQRPWRALAAGFLCNITNPKVLLFNLAVLPQFLSAGAGTVTFIAYALTLTALGAVVLLAIVLAAGAARGALQRARVRRGVDGGTGAVMLGFAGALAAGH; from the coding sequence GTGAGCCAGTACCTGACCTTCGTCGCCTTCGCGGCGGTCGTGGCCGTCGCGCCCGGGCCCGACACCCTGCTGACCCTGCGCAGCTCGGTCGTCGGCGGGCGGGTGCGCGGCACGTGGACGGCGCTGGGCATCTGTGCCGCCGGTGTCGGGCAGGGTGTGCTCGCTGCTGCCGGTCTGAGCGCGGTCGTCGTGCACGTCGAGCCCCTCTTCCAGGTGATCCGGTGGGTCGGGGTGGCCTACCTGGTCTACCTCGGGGTGACGGCCATCCGCTCGTCGCTGGCCCGTGACGGCGCGTGGGCCGTGGGCGAGTTGAGCGGGCCCGTGCAACGCCCGTGGCGCGCCTTGGCGGCCGGGTTCCTGTGCAACATCACCAACCCCAAGGTGCTGCTGTTCAACCTTGCCGTCCTGCCCCAGTTCCTGTCCGCCGGGGCGGGGACGGTCACCTTCATCGCCTACGCGCTGACCCTCACCGCGCTCGGCGCAGTCGTGCTGCTGGCCATCGTCCTGGCCGCCGGGGCCGCCCGGGGAGCCCTGCAGCGGGCCCGAGTGCGACGCGGTGTCGACGGCGGGACCGGTGCGGTGATGCTCGGCTTCGCCGGCGCGCTCGCGGCGGGGCACTGA